A section of the Streptomyces sp. NBC_01363 genome encodes:
- a CDS encoding GH92 family glycosyl hydrolase, with the protein MQPRHGSRKRQSRTAALIAASLVLVVTAPTAAAAQSADTRDKGRTPSGDRTFSSSFEADEKQPDWRNTVEEGPDGKKRSSGVDGGFSAGIPGNITDKVTDVRASGENTGGGEVKENLIDGEPGTKWLAFEPTGWAEFDLDEPVKVVTYALTSANDHAERDPKDWTLQGSTDGKDWKDLDSRTGQTFAERFQTKSYDFTSDTAFQHYRLQITKNNGASDATQLADVQFSDGDTSVPAPAEMRSQTDRGPSGSPTAKAGAGFTGKKALRYAGTHKADGRAYSYNKVFDVNTAVTRDTSLSYLVYPQMGETDLSYPATHVAVDLAFTDGTYLSDLRATDSNGGLLTPQGQAGAKRLYVNQWNKVESTIGTVAAGKTVDRILVAYDSPKGTAKFQGWIDDIEIAPKAAEKRRSHLSDYASTVRGTNSSGGFSRGNNFPATAVPNGFNFWTPVTNAGSTSWLYDYARGNNDDNLPTLQAFSASHEPSPWMGDRQTFQLMPSAVAGTPDASRTARALPFHHENETAKPHYYGVTFDNGLKAEMTPSDHAARMRFTYPGDDASIVFDNVSNDGGLTLDPGTSSFTGFSDVKSGGSTGATRLFVYGVFDAPVTASGKLSGGGGDDVTGYLRFDAGKDRTVGLRLATSLISIDQAKRNLAAEIPASRSFGRVEDRAQRAWDDILGKVEVEGATADQLTTLYSSLYRLYLYPNSGFEKVDGKDKYASPFSPQVGSDTPTHTGAKIVDGKVYVNNGFWDTYRTTWPAYSLLTPDKAGEMVDGFVQQYKDGGWISRWSSPGYSDLMTGTSSDVAFADAYVKGVKFDAEAAYDAALKNATVVPPSSGVGRKGMATSPFVGYADTSTHEGLSWSLEGYLNDYGIAQMGRALYKKTKKARYKEESEYFLNRARNYVQLFDDKAGFFQGKDAEGDWRLPSEKYDPRVWGYDYTETNGWGYAFTAPQDSRGLANLYGGRDGLAKKLDTYFATPETAGPEFVGSYGGVIHEMTEARDVRMGQYGHSNQVAHHVTYMYDAASQPWKAQEKVREVLSRLYTGSDIGQGYHGDEDNGEQSAWYLFSSLGFYPLVMGSGEYAIGSPLFKKTTVHLENGHDLVVRAPKNSAKNIYVQALRVNGKRWTSTSLPHDLLAKGGVLDFDMGPKPSSWGTGKDAAPTSITTDDKVASPQADVLKGDGALFDNTSATSAKVTTVDLPVSSATEAVRYTLTSDKAAGAPAGWVLQGSSDGTTWQDLDKRSAESFAWDKQTRVFSVGRPGRYAHYRLVFAGDGESTLAELELLS; encoded by the coding sequence ATGCAGCCCCGACATGGTTCTCGCAAGAGACAAAGCCGTACGGCCGCACTGATCGCGGCTTCACTGGTCCTGGTCGTGACCGCCCCCACCGCGGCCGCCGCGCAGTCGGCCGACACGCGCGACAAGGGCCGGACCCCCTCGGGGGACCGGACATTCAGCTCATCCTTCGAAGCGGATGAAAAGCAGCCGGACTGGCGCAATACCGTAGAAGAGGGCCCCGATGGAAAGAAGCGGTCATCGGGTGTCGATGGCGGCTTCTCCGCAGGAATACCGGGCAATATCACCGACAAGGTGACGGACGTCCGCGCCAGTGGCGAGAACACCGGCGGCGGGGAGGTGAAGGAGAACCTGATCGACGGGGAGCCCGGCACCAAGTGGTTGGCCTTCGAACCCACCGGCTGGGCCGAGTTCGATCTCGACGAACCGGTCAAGGTCGTGACCTACGCGCTGACTTCGGCCAATGACCACGCCGAGCGCGACCCGAAGGACTGGACCCTGCAGGGCTCCACCGACGGCAAGGACTGGAAGGACCTCGACTCCCGGACCGGTCAGACCTTCGCCGAGCGGTTCCAGACGAAGTCGTACGATTTCACATCTGACACGGCATTCCAGCACTACCGCCTCCAGATCACGAAGAACAACGGCGCCTCCGACGCCACCCAGCTCGCCGACGTCCAGTTCTCCGACGGCGACACCTCGGTCCCGGCCCCCGCCGAGATGCGCAGCCAGACCGATCGCGGCCCCTCCGGCTCCCCCACCGCGAAGGCGGGCGCGGGCTTCACCGGGAAGAAGGCCCTGCGATACGCCGGTACGCACAAGGCGGACGGCCGGGCGTACTCGTACAACAAGGTCTTCGATGTGAACACGGCTGTCACCCGTGACACCTCACTGTCCTACCTGGTCTATCCCCAGATGGGCGAGACCGACCTCTCCTACCCGGCGACGCATGTCGCGGTGGACCTGGCGTTCACGGACGGCACGTATCTGAGCGATCTGCGGGCCACCGACAGCAACGGCGGCCTGCTGACCCCGCAGGGCCAGGCCGGTGCCAAGCGGCTGTACGTCAACCAGTGGAACAAGGTCGAGTCGACGATCGGCACGGTCGCGGCGGGCAAGACCGTGGACCGGATCCTGGTGGCGTACGACTCCCCCAAGGGAACGGCGAAGTTCCAGGGCTGGATCGACGACATCGAGATCGCCCCGAAGGCAGCCGAGAAGCGCCGCTCCCACCTCTCCGACTACGCGTCGACGGTCCGCGGCACCAACTCCAGCGGTGGTTTCTCCCGGGGCAACAACTTCCCCGCCACCGCGGTCCCGAACGGCTTCAACTTCTGGACCCCGGTCACCAACGCCGGATCCACGAGCTGGCTGTACGACTACGCGCGGGGCAACAACGACGACAACCTGCCCACCCTCCAGGCCTTCAGCGCCAGCCATGAGCCGAGCCCCTGGATGGGCGACCGGCAGACCTTCCAACTGATGCCGTCGGCGGTCGCCGGCACCCCGGACGCCTCCCGCACGGCGCGTGCGCTGCCGTTCCACCACGAGAACGAGACGGCGAAGCCGCACTACTACGGTGTGACATTCGACAACGGCCTCAAGGCCGAGATGACGCCGTCCGACCACGCGGCCCGGATGCGCTTCACCTACCCCGGTGACGACGCGAGCATCGTCTTCGACAACGTCTCCAACGACGGCGGGCTCACCCTCGACCCGGGGACCAGCTCCTTCACCGGCTTCTCCGACGTCAAGAGCGGCGGCTCGACCGGCGCCACCCGCCTCTTCGTGTACGGCGTCTTCGACGCCCCGGTCACCGCGAGCGGCAAGCTGTCCGGCGGCGGTGGCGACGACGTCACGGGCTACCTCCGCTTCGACGCCGGCAAGGACCGCACGGTCGGCCTGCGGCTGGCCACCTCGCTGATCAGCATCGACCAGGCCAAGCGGAACCTCGCCGCCGAGATCCCCGCCTCGCGCTCCTTCGGCCGCGTCGAGGACCGGGCGCAGCGGGCCTGGGACGACATCCTGGGCAAGGTGGAGGTCGAGGGTGCCACGGCCGATCAGCTGACCACCCTCTACTCCAGCCTGTACCGGCTGTACCTGTACCCGAACTCGGGCTTCGAGAAGGTCGACGGCAAGGACAAGTACGCCAGCCCGTTCTCCCCGCAGGTCGGCTCCGACACCCCGACGCACACCGGGGCGAAGATCGTCGACGGCAAGGTGTACGTCAACAACGGCTTCTGGGACACCTACCGGACGACGTGGCCCGCGTACTCCCTCCTCACTCCGGACAAGGCCGGCGAGATGGTGGACGGCTTCGTCCAGCAGTACAAGGACGGCGGCTGGATCTCCCGCTGGTCGTCCCCCGGCTACTCCGACCTGATGACCGGCACCTCCTCGGACGTCGCGTTCGCGGACGCCTACGTCAAGGGCGTGAAGTTCGACGCGGAGGCGGCGTACGACGCGGCGCTGAAGAACGCCACGGTGGTCCCGCCGTCCTCGGGCGTCGGCCGCAAGGGCATGGCGACGTCCCCGTTCGTCGGCTACGCCGACACCTCGACGCACGAGGGCCTGTCCTGGTCGCTGGAGGGCTACCTCAACGACTACGGCATCGCGCAGATGGGCCGGGCTCTCTACAAGAAGACGAAGAAGGCCCGGTACAAGGAGGAGTCCGAGTACTTCCTGAACCGCGCCCGCAACTACGTCCAGCTCTTCGACGACAAGGCCGGCTTCTTCCAGGGCAAGGACGCCGAGGGCGACTGGCGGCTCCCGTCGGAGAAGTACGACCCCCGGGTCTGGGGTTACGACTACACGGAGACGAACGGCTGGGGGTACGCGTTCACGGCCCCGCAGGACAGTCGCGGTCTGGCGAACCTGTACGGCGGCCGGGACGGCCTCGCGAAGAAGCTCGACACGTACTTCGCCACTCCGGAGACGGCCGGTCCCGAGTTCGTCGGTTCGTACGGCGGTGTCATCCACGAGATGACGGAGGCGCGTGACGTACGGATGGGGCAGTACGGCCACAGCAACCAGGTCGCGCACCATGTCACATATATGTACGACGCGGCCTCGCAGCCCTGGAAGGCGCAGGAGAAGGTCCGCGAGGTCCTGAGCCGGCTCTACACGGGCAGCGACATCGGGCAGGGCTACCACGGCGACGAGGACAACGGCGAGCAGTCGGCCTGGTACCTCTTCTCCTCGCTCGGCTTCTACCCGCTGGTCATGGGCAGTGGCGAGTACGCGATCGGCTCCCCGCTCTTCAAGAAGACCACGGTCCATCTGGAGAACGGCCACGACCTGGTCGTCAGGGCGCCGAAGAACAGCGCGAAGAACATCTATGTGCAGGCGCTGAGGGTCAACGGCAAGAGGTGGACCTCGACTTCGCTGCCGCACGACCTGCTGGCCAAGGGCGGTGTGCTGGACTTCGACATGGGCCCGAAGCCGTCGTCGTGGGGCACCGGCAAGGACGCGGCGCCGACCTCGATCACCACGGACGACAAGGTGGCGTCCCCGCAGGCGGACGTGCTGAAGGGCGACGGCGCCCTGTTCGACAACACGTCGGCCACCTCGGCGAAGGTCACCACGGTGGACCTGCCGGTCTCCTCGGCCACGGAGGCGGTCCGGTACACACTGACATCGGACAAGGCCGCCGGGGCGCCGGCCGGCTGGGTCCTCCAGGGCTCGTCGGACGGCACCACGTGGCAGGACCTCGACAAGCGGTCGGCCGAGTCGTTCGCCTGGGACAAGCAGACGAGGGTGTTCTCGGTGGGCCGGCCGGGCAGGTACGCGCACTACCGTCTGGTGTTCGCCGGTGACGGTGAAAGCACGCTCGCGGAACTGGAGTTGCTCTCCTGA
- the acnA gene encoding aconitate hydratase AcnA — protein MSANSFDARSTLRVGDESYEIFKLDKVEGSARLPYSLKVLLENLLRTEDGANITADHIRALGGWDSQAQPSQEIQFTPARVIMQDFTGVPCVVDLATMREAVKELGGDPAKINPLAPAELVIDHSVIADKFGTNDAFAQNVELEYGRNKERYQFLRWGQTAFDEFKVVPPGTGIVHQVNIEHLARTVMVRGGQAYPDTLVGTDSHTTMVNGLGVLGWGVGGIEAEAAMLGQPVSMLIPRVVGFKLTGELPAGTTATDLVLTITEMLRKHGVVGKFVEFYGEGVAATSLANRATIGNMSPEFGSTAAIFPIDDETLKYLRLTGRDEQQVALVEAYAKEQGLWLDPAAEPDFSEKLELDLSTVVPSIAGPKRPQDRIILANAKAQFAQDVRNYVLDDEESGKESFPASDSPAAHNGVPSNPTTVTAPDGTTYEIDHGAVTVAAITSCTNTSNPYVMVAAALVAKKAVEKGLTRKPWVKTTLAPGSKVVTDYFDKAGLTPYLDKVGFNLVGYGCTTCIGNSGPLPEEVSKAVNEHDLAVTSVLSGNRNFEGRINPDVKMNYLASPPLVVAYAIAGSMKVDITKDALGIDQDGKPVYLTDIWPTEAEVNDVVANSIGEDMFNKSYQDVFAGDAQWQALSIPTGNTFEWDPQSTYVRKPPYFEGMTMETTPVADITGARVLAKLGDSVTTDHISPAGAIKADTPAGKYLTEHGVERRDFNSYGSRRGNHEVMIRGTFANIRLRNQIAPGTEGGFTRDFTQADAPVSFIYDASQNYQAAGTPLVILAGKEYGSGSSRDWAAKGTALLGVKAVIAESYERIHRSNLIGMGVLPLQFPEGATAESLGLTGEESFSFTGVTELNNGTTPRTVKVTTDTGVEFDAVVRIDTPGEADYYRNGGIMQYVLRNLIRK, from the coding sequence GTGTCGGCGAACAGCTTCGACGCCCGCAGCACGCTGCGCGTGGGCGACGAGTCGTACGAGATCTTCAAGCTGGACAAGGTCGAGGGCTCCGCGCGCCTCCCTTACAGCCTGAAGGTGCTGCTGGAGAACCTGCTCCGCACCGAGGACGGCGCGAACATCACCGCCGATCACATCCGGGCGCTCGGTGGCTGGGACTCCCAGGCACAGCCCAGCCAGGAGATCCAGTTCACGCCGGCCCGCGTGATCATGCAGGACTTCACCGGTGTGCCGTGTGTCGTGGACCTCGCCACCATGCGTGAGGCCGTCAAGGAGCTGGGCGGCGACCCGGCCAAGATCAACCCCCTCGCCCCGGCCGAGCTGGTCATCGACCACTCCGTCATCGCCGACAAGTTCGGCACCAACGACGCGTTCGCGCAGAACGTCGAGCTGGAGTACGGCCGCAACAAGGAGCGCTACCAGTTCCTGCGCTGGGGCCAGACCGCCTTCGACGAGTTCAAGGTCGTCCCCCCGGGCACCGGCATCGTCCACCAGGTCAACATCGAGCACCTGGCCCGTACGGTCATGGTCCGGGGCGGCCAGGCGTACCCCGACACCCTCGTCGGCACCGACTCGCACACCACCATGGTCAACGGCCTCGGTGTGCTGGGCTGGGGCGTCGGTGGCATCGAGGCCGAGGCCGCGATGCTCGGCCAGCCGGTCTCCATGCTCATCCCGCGCGTCGTCGGCTTCAAGCTGACCGGCGAGCTCCCGGCCGGCACCACCGCCACCGACCTGGTGCTGACCATCACCGAGATGCTCCGCAAGCACGGTGTCGTCGGCAAGTTCGTCGAGTTCTACGGTGAGGGCGTCGCCGCCACCTCCCTCGCGAACCGCGCCACCATCGGCAACATGTCGCCGGAGTTCGGCTCCACCGCCGCGATCTTCCCGATCGACGACGAGACGCTGAAGTACCTGCGTCTGACCGGCCGTGACGAGCAGCAGGTCGCGCTCGTCGAGGCGTACGCCAAGGAGCAGGGCCTCTGGCTCGACCCGGCCGCCGAGCCGGACTTCTCCGAGAAGCTGGAGCTGGACCTGTCGACGGTCGTCCCGTCGATCGCCGGCCCGAAGCGCCCGCAGGACCGCATCATCCTCGCGAACGCCAAGGCGCAGTTCGCCCAGGACGTGCGCAACTACGTCTTGGACGACGAGGAGTCGGGCAAGGAGTCCTTCCCGGCCTCCGACTCCCCGGCCGCCCACAACGGCGTCCCGTCGAACCCGACCACGGTCACGGCCCCCGACGGCACGACGTACGAGATCGACCACGGCGCCGTCACCGTCGCCGCGATCACCTCCTGCACCAACACCTCGAACCCCTACGTCATGGTCGCTGCGGCGCTCGTGGCGAAGAAGGCGGTCGAGAAGGGCCTGACCCGCAAGCCGTGGGTCAAGACCACCCTCGCCCCGGGCTCCAAGGTCGTCACCGACTACTTCGACAAGGCGGGCCTGACCCCGTACCTCGACAAGGTCGGCTTCAACCTCGTCGGCTACGGCTGCACCACCTGCATCGGCAACTCCGGCCCGCTGCCGGAGGAGGTCTCCAAGGCGGTCAACGAGCACGACCTGGCCGTGACCTCGGTGCTCTCCGGCAACCGCAACTTCGAGGGCCGGATCAACCCCGACGTCAAGATGAACTACCTGGCGTCCCCGCCGCTGGTCGTCGCGTACGCCATCGCCGGTTCGATGAAGGTGGACATCACCAAGGACGCCCTGGGCATCGACCAGGACGGCAAGCCGGTCTACCTCACCGACATCTGGCCCACCGAGGCCGAGGTGAACGACGTCGTCGCCAACTCCATCGGCGAGGACATGTTCAACAAGTCCTACCAGGACGTCTTCGCGGGCGACGCCCAGTGGCAGGCGCTGTCGATCCCGACCGGCAACACCTTCGAGTGGGACCCGCAGTCCACCTACGTGCGCAAGCCCCCGTACTTCGAGGGCATGACGATGGAGACGACCCCGGTAGCCGACATCACGGGCGCCCGCGTCCTCGCCAAGCTGGGCGACTCGGTGACGACGGACCACATCTCGCCGGCCGGTGCCATCAAGGCCGACACCCCGGCGGGCAAGTACCTCACGGAGCACGGCGTCGAGCGCCGTGACTTCAACTCCTACGGCTCGCGCCGAGGCAACCACGAGGTCATGATCCGCGGCACCTTCGCGAACATCCGCCTGCGCAACCAGATCGCCCCGGGCACCGAGGGTGGCTTCACCCGCGACTTCACCCAGGCCGACGCTCCCGTGTCGTTCATCTACGACGCCTCGCAGAACTACCAGGCCGCCGGCACCCCGCTGGTCATCCTGGCGGGCAAGGAGTACGGCTCCGGCTCGTCCCGCGACTGGGCCGCCAAGGGCACCGCGCTCCTCGGCGTCAAGGCCGTCATCGCCGAGTCCTACGAGCGCATCCACCGCTCGAACCTCATCGGCATGGGCGTTCTCCCGCTCCAGTTCCCGGAGGGCGCGACCGCCGAGTCCCTCGGCCTGACCGGCGAGGAGTCCTTCTCCTTCACCGGCGTGACCGAGCTGAACAACGGCACCACGCCGCGCACGGTCAAGGTGACCACCGACACCGGTGTGGAGTTCGACGCGGTCGTCCGCATCGACACCCCCGGTGAGGCGGACTACTACCGCAACGGCGGCATCATGCAGTACGTGCTCCGCAACCTGATCCGCAAGTAG
- a CDS encoding histidine phosphatase family protein, with the protein MGELILIRHGETEWSRSGQHTSYTDLPLTPFGERQARALAPLLADRRIALTLVSPAVRARRTAELAGLAVPRITPELREWDYGGYEGVTTDEIRRTRPEWNLWTDGVAPGPEAHPGETPAEVGARADRVLAEAAEAAGRDPDEDIALVAHSHFLRVLTARYLGLTPAEGTLFQLATGAVSRLGTEHGKPVITAWNVTLPESLFPRAVPETPERD; encoded by the coding sequence ATGGGCGAGCTGATCCTGATCCGGCACGGCGAGACGGAGTGGTCGCGGTCCGGGCAGCACACGAGCTACACCGATCTGCCCCTGACCCCCTTCGGGGAACGGCAGGCGCGTGCGCTGGCGCCCCTGCTCGCCGACCGGCGGATCGCGCTCACCCTCGTCAGCCCCGCCGTACGCGCCCGGCGCACCGCCGAGCTCGCCGGACTCGCCGTACCCCGCATCACACCCGAGCTGCGCGAATGGGACTACGGCGGCTACGAAGGGGTGACCACCGACGAGATCCGCCGCACCCGCCCCGAGTGGAACCTCTGGACCGACGGGGTCGCCCCCGGCCCCGAGGCGCACCCCGGCGAGACCCCGGCCGAGGTCGGGGCCCGCGCCGACCGGGTGCTGGCCGAGGCCGCGGAGGCGGCGGGGCGTGACCCGGACGAGGACATCGCGCTCGTCGCCCACTCCCACTTCCTGCGTGTGCTCACCGCCCGCTACCTCGGCCTGACCCCGGCCGAGGGCACGCTGTTCCAGCTCGCCACGGGCGCTGTCTCCCGGCTCGGCACCGAGCACGGGAAGCCGGTCATCACGGCGTGGAATGTGACATTGCCCGAGAGCCTGTTCCCCCGGGCCGTTCCGGAGACCCCGGAACGGGACTGA